In Rhodococcus rhodochrous, a single genomic region encodes these proteins:
- a CDS encoding RNA-binding S4 domain-containing protein produces the protein MSDAFDVPIRDESIRLGQFLKLASLIESGAEAKEVIADGLVSVNGEVEVRRGRQLKVGDVVEIAGASARVAHE, from the coding sequence ATGTCCGACGCATTCGATGTACCGATCCGCGACGAGTCGATCCGGCTCGGTCAGTTCCTCAAGCTCGCAAGCCTCATCGAATCGGGTGCGGAGGCCAAGGAAGTGATCGCCGACGGGCTGGTGTCGGTCAACGGTGAGGTGGAGGTGCGTCGCGGCCGTCAGCTGAAGGTGGGTGATGTGGTGGAGATCGCCGGGGCGAGCGCGCGGGTCGCGCACGAATAG
- a CDS encoding TIGR01777 family oxidoreductase, translating to MGIEFSSVVDAPRDEVFDWHSRPGAILRLIPPWQPMNVVAEADSLESGTAVLGLPGGLRWISRHSPEDYDPPARFVDELSHDGLLSRPATVIGSWRHEHRFDVVDEFRTRVTDRVDTPVPGRFLTQTFRYRHRQLADDLASHRWSHAQGIRPATVAVTGSSGLVGTALTAFLSTGGYQVVRLVRRQPQGPDERRWDPQDPAPDLLEGVDAVVHLAGASIAGRFTDSHKAAIRDSRIEPTRRLAELAASTPNGPATFVSASAIGLYGYDRGDTPLDENASRGTGFLADVVADWEAAAHPAEKRGLRVVHVRTGIVQTPRGGTLQLMRPLFASGLGGRLGDGRQWFSWIDIDDLLEVYHRALTDPALTGPVNAVAPQSVRNEEYTRVLASVLHRPALLPVPGFGPRLLLGDEGAREVAQADQFVVPKALIDAGHRFRRPDLEASLRHQLGHILEES from the coding sequence ATGGGCATCGAATTCTCGAGCGTCGTCGACGCACCGCGCGACGAGGTGTTCGACTGGCACTCCCGGCCCGGCGCCATCCTCCGCCTGATCCCACCCTGGCAACCGATGAACGTCGTCGCCGAGGCCGACTCCCTCGAATCCGGCACGGCCGTCCTCGGTCTCCCCGGTGGCCTGCGCTGGATCTCCCGGCACAGCCCCGAGGACTACGATCCACCAGCACGTTTCGTCGACGAACTCTCGCACGACGGCCTGTTGTCGCGCCCCGCCACCGTCATCGGCTCGTGGCGCCACGAGCATCGTTTCGACGTCGTCGACGAATTTCGTACCCGCGTCACCGATCGCGTCGACACACCGGTACCGGGTCGTTTCCTCACCCAGACCTTCCGCTACCGGCACCGCCAGCTCGCCGACGATCTCGCGAGCCACCGCTGGTCGCACGCGCAGGGCATCCGGCCGGCGACGGTCGCGGTGACCGGATCGAGCGGACTCGTCGGTACCGCCCTGACAGCCTTCCTGTCCACGGGCGGCTACCAGGTCGTCCGCCTGGTGCGCCGGCAACCGCAAGGGCCCGACGAACGACGCTGGGACCCGCAGGATCCGGCGCCCGACCTACTCGAAGGCGTCGACGCCGTCGTCCACCTGGCGGGCGCGTCGATCGCGGGACGGTTCACCGACTCCCACAAGGCCGCGATCCGCGACAGCCGCATCGAACCGACACGCCGACTCGCCGAACTCGCCGCGAGCACACCCAACGGTCCCGCGACCTTCGTCTCCGCATCCGCGATCGGTCTCTACGGCTACGACCGGGGTGACACACCACTCGACGAGAACGCATCCCGTGGAACGGGTTTCCTCGCCGACGTCGTCGCCGACTGGGAGGCCGCAGCACATCCCGCGGAGAAGAGGGGCCTGCGGGTCGTGCACGTGCGCACCGGCATCGTCCAGACACCCCGCGGCGGAACACTGCAGTTGATGCGGCCGCTGTTCGCGAGCGGTCTCGGGGGCCGGCTCGGTGACGGTCGGCAGTGGTTCTCCTGGATCGACATCGACGACCTCCTCGAGGTCTACCACCGCGCCCTCACCGATCCCGCTCTGACCGGACCGGTGAACGCCGTTGCACCACAATCGGTCCGAAACGAGGAATACACCCGGGTACTGGCGTCGGTGCTGCACCGTCCCGCACTGCTGCCCGTCCCCGGTTTCGGCCCGCGATTGCTGCTCGGCGACGAGGGCGCGCGCGAGGTGGCCCAGGCCGACCAGTTCGTCGTCCCGAAGGCGTTGATCGACGCCGGGCACCGCTTCCGGCGTCCCGATCTCGAAGCGTCGCTGCGTCATCAACTCGGCCACATCCTGGAGGAGTCGTGA
- a CDS encoding SDR family oxidoreductase: MSGKRVLVTGATGYIGGRLAPRLLDAGYRVRVLARSPDKLRDVPWADDVEIVRGDLDDAESLHEACRDIDVVYYLVHSMGGRDEFVDAEKRAAQNVADAARDNGVSRIVYLGGLHPESGDLSPHLYSRAQVGRILMDSGVPTLVLQAGVVIGSGSASFEMIRHLSNRLPVMTTPRWVNNRIQPIAVRDVLHYLLAAADASLPRSGTYDIGGPDVLRYGEMMQQYSEVAGLTKRRILVLPVLTPKLAGLWIGLVTPIPPPLGRALLESLSTDAVMRNHDIDSIIPPPESGLTGYRDAVRLALGRIERGEVETTWTNASPVGAPADPLPSDPDWAGEVVFTDERSLESDSSPEKVFAVVESIGGENGWYSFPLAWTIRGWLDRFVGGVGLDRGRRDPKTLHTGDALDFWRVELIERPTLLRLRAEMRAPGGAWLEWRVEPLESGRSRVHQRAIFFPRGIAGRLYWYVLVPFHGIIFRGMLENIAGTAGRR, translated from the coding sequence GTGAGCGGAAAGCGTGTCCTGGTCACCGGAGCGACCGGCTACATCGGTGGCCGGCTCGCTCCGCGCCTGCTCGACGCGGGTTACCGGGTACGGGTGCTCGCGCGCAGCCCCGACAAGCTGCGCGACGTGCCGTGGGCGGACGACGTCGAGATCGTCCGCGGCGACCTCGACGACGCGGAATCGCTGCACGAGGCGTGTCGCGACATCGACGTCGTGTACTACCTGGTGCATTCGATGGGTGGCCGCGACGAATTCGTCGACGCGGAGAAGCGGGCGGCGCAGAACGTCGCCGACGCGGCACGGGACAACGGTGTCTCCCGCATCGTGTACCTCGGCGGGCTGCACCCGGAGTCGGGTGATCTCTCGCCGCACCTGTATTCACGCGCCCAGGTCGGACGCATCCTGATGGATTCCGGTGTACCGACGCTCGTGCTGCAGGCCGGCGTCGTGATCGGTTCGGGTTCGGCGTCGTTCGAGATGATCCGGCACCTGAGCAACCGGCTCCCCGTCATGACCACCCCGCGCTGGGTGAACAACCGGATCCAGCCCATCGCGGTACGCGACGTCCTGCACTACCTGCTCGCCGCCGCCGATGCATCCCTCCCCCGCAGCGGCACCTACGACATCGGTGGACCCGACGTCCTGCGGTACGGCGAGATGATGCAGCAGTACTCGGAGGTCGCCGGTCTGACGAAACGCCGGATCCTCGTCCTGCCCGTCCTCACCCCGAAGCTCGCGGGCCTGTGGATCGGCCTGGTGACACCGATTCCTCCGCCTCTCGGTCGCGCGCTCCTCGAGTCGCTGTCGACCGACGCGGTGATGCGCAACCACGACATCGACTCGATCATCCCTCCACCGGAATCCGGTCTCACCGGCTATCGCGACGCCGTCCGGCTCGCCCTCGGCCGCATCGAGCGGGGAGAGGTCGAGACGACGTGGACGAACGCGTCCCCGGTCGGCGCACCCGCCGATCCGCTTCCGTCCGACCCGGACTGGGCGGGGGAGGTCGTCTTCACCGACGAGCGGTCGCTCGAGTCGGATTCGTCTCCGGAGAAGGTCTTCGCCGTCGTCGAGAGCATCGGTGGCGAGAACGGGTGGTACTCCTTCCCGTTGGCGTGGACGATCCGGGGCTGGCTCGACCGTTTCGTCGGCGGCGTCGGTCTCGACCGGGGTCGCCGCGATCCGAAGACCCTGCACACCGGCGATGCCCTGGACTTCTGGCGCGTCGAACTGATCGAACGCCCAACTCTGCTGCGTCTGCGCGCGGAGATGCGGGCACCCGGTGGGGCGTGGCTCGAATGGAGGGTCGAACCGCTGGAGTCGGGCCGGTCGCGTGTGCACCAACGGGCGATCTTCTTCCCGCGCGGGATCGCCGGCCGCCTCTACTGGTACGTGCTCGTCCCGTTCCACGGCATCATCTTCCGGGGGATGCTCGAGAACATCGCGGGCACGGCCGGCCGCCGCTAG
- a CDS encoding sigma-70 family RNA polymerase sigma factor, whose translation MTGVGGHTDTLGELLERVARQDPTAFAELYDATRSRVFGMVLRVLRDPGYSEETTQEVYLQVWRSADRYDPRQGSALSWIITLAHRRAVDRVRSEQSGADRESHYGSTNVDAAFDSVSEEVTQRDDRRRVNECLGSLTELQRRSVELAYYRGFTYTEVAEELSSPLPTVKSRIRDGLKRLKNCLGVTVDG comes from the coding sequence ATGACCGGCGTCGGAGGCCATACCGATACCCTCGGCGAACTGCTCGAGCGGGTGGCCCGGCAAGACCCCACGGCGTTCGCCGAACTGTACGACGCGACGCGTTCCCGAGTCTTCGGCATGGTCCTGCGGGTCCTGCGGGATCCGGGCTACAGCGAGGAGACCACCCAGGAGGTCTACCTCCAGGTCTGGAGGTCGGCCGACAGGTACGATCCGCGTCAGGGTTCCGCTCTGTCGTGGATCATCACGCTCGCCCATCGGCGCGCCGTCGACCGGGTCCGCAGCGAACAGTCCGGAGCCGACCGCGAGTCGCACTACGGTTCGACGAATGTCGACGCGGCCTTCGACTCGGTGAGCGAGGAGGTCACGCAACGCGACGACCGCCGCCGGGTGAACGAGTGCCTGGGTTCGCTCACCGAACTGCAGCGACGCTCCGTCGAGCTCGCCTACTACAGAGGCTTTACCTACACCGAAGTGGCAGAAGAACTTTCGTCCCCGTTGCCGACGGTCAAGTCGCGCATCCGGGACGGCCTGAAACGACTGAAGAATTGTCTGGGGGTGACTGTGGATGGCTGA
- the rraA gene encoding ribonuclease E activity regulator RraA — translation MSDAPAFTATADLADEIGPDIRSCDTQFIQFGGRAEFVGPITTIRCFQDNLLVKQTLSEPGNGGVLVVDGGGSIHTALVGDIIAGRGVDNGWAGVIVNGAVRDSAILRTLDIGIKALGTNPRKSTQTGSGEKNVPVEIGGVTFNPGEIVYSDSDGVVVRGEN, via the coding sequence ATGAGTGACGCCCCTGCCTTCACAGCCACTGCAGACCTCGCCGACGAGATCGGCCCGGACATCCGCAGCTGCGACACGCAGTTCATCCAGTTCGGTGGCCGCGCCGAGTTCGTCGGTCCCATCACCACCATCCGCTGCTTCCAGGACAACCTGCTCGTCAAGCAGACCCTCTCCGAGCCGGGCAACGGCGGCGTGCTCGTCGTCGACGGCGGCGGCAGCATCCACACCGCACTCGTCGGCGACATCATCGCCGGTCGCGGTGTCGACAACGGCTGGGCCGGGGTCATCGTCAACGGCGCTGTCCGCGACTCCGCGATCCTGCGCACGCTCGACATCGGCATCAAGGCCCTCGGCACCAACCCGCGCAAGAGCACCCAGACCGGCTCCGGCGAGAAGAACGTGCCCGTCGAGATCGGGGGCGTGACGTTCAACCCGGGCGAGATCGTCTACAGCGACTCCGACGGCGTCGTCGTCCGCGGCGAGAACTGA
- a CDS encoding MarR family winged helix-turn-helix transcriptional regulator, translating into MLNDGGGDDLDEWPTGRLLSTAARLVEQAWEQSLRRRGLTHAGVIALHAVAHAPLSQREMARACRVTDQTMSRTVDHLVRGGFVTRAVDPEDERRMRVEITPSGVDAYRRVIELERDDAPGGDSPVAVAVAVSDPATLRRLLLEIVRSHSTPRDSPGGTRDRVIPPLHGI; encoded by the coding sequence GTGCTGAACGATGGGGGTGGAGACGATCTCGACGAGTGGCCCACCGGTCGTCTGCTGTCCACCGCGGCACGGCTCGTCGAGCAGGCCTGGGAGCAGTCCTTGCGACGACGAGGGCTCACCCACGCGGGGGTGATCGCACTGCACGCGGTGGCCCATGCCCCGCTGTCGCAACGGGAGATGGCGCGCGCGTGCCGGGTGACCGACCAGACCATGAGCCGGACAGTCGACCATCTCGTCCGCGGCGGTTTCGTCACGCGCGCGGTCGACCCGGAGGACGAGCGGAGGATGCGGGTGGAGATCACGCCGTCGGGCGTGGACGCCTACCGGCGGGTGATCGAACTCGAACGCGACGACGCGCCCGGCGGCGATTCTCCGGTCGCGGTCGCGGTCGCGGTCTCGGACCCGGCGACCCTGCGCCGGCTCCTGCTCGAAATCGTTCGTTCCCACAGCACTCCTCGTGACAGCCCGGGGGGTACCCGCGATCGGGTGATCCCACCCCTCCACGGAATATGA
- a CDS encoding cryptochrome/photolyase family protein, with product MARPSIIWFRRDLRLNDLPTLLSATEAADEVLALFVLDDALLRPSGARRRDFLMGCLRALDRDLGGQLLVVEGDPVTLVPQVAAEFDATAVHISSDHGPYGTRRDRAVAEALGDVPLVATGSPYAVTPGRVTKPDGTAYKVFSAFRRAWKDHGWHTPAATGPDTADWVDPSGYSARLPIPEAGDEPLPPAGEAAALERWHEFLDDGLERYATDRDRPAFDGASGLSPYLKFGCIHPRTLLHDMRNRSDDGAVTFRSELAWRDFYADVLFQRPETARTNYNNDFDAITYDSGPDADALFAAWCEGRTGFPIVDAGMRQLLAEGVMHNRVRMIVASFLTKDLHLPWWRGARHFMKHLVDGDLASNQHNWQWTAGSGTDAAPYFRVFNPTRQGEKFDPTGEYVRRWVPELRSIDGARVHSLPDGPPDGYPEPVVDHAHERRVALDRYERIRSPR from the coding sequence ATGGCCCGCCCCAGCATCATCTGGTTCCGTCGTGATCTCCGACTGAACGATCTGCCCACCCTGCTCTCCGCCACCGAGGCCGCCGACGAGGTCCTCGCCCTGTTCGTCCTCGACGACGCGCTGCTCCGTCCGTCCGGGGCCCGCCGGCGCGACTTCCTCATGGGATGCCTGCGAGCCCTCGACCGGGATCTCGGCGGACAACTGCTCGTCGTCGAGGGAGACCCGGTGACGCTGGTGCCGCAGGTCGCCGCCGAGTTCGATGCGACCGCGGTTCACATCAGCTCCGACCACGGCCCCTACGGCACGCGACGCGACCGGGCGGTCGCCGAGGCGCTCGGCGACGTTCCGTTGGTAGCCACCGGCTCGCCCTACGCCGTCACGCCGGGCCGCGTGACGAAACCCGACGGCACTGCATACAAGGTGTTCTCGGCCTTCCGCCGCGCCTGGAAAGACCACGGATGGCACACACCCGCGGCGACCGGACCGGACACCGCCGACTGGGTCGACCCGAGCGGCTACTCCGCACGCCTGCCGATTCCCGAGGCCGGCGACGAACCCTTACCGCCGGCCGGTGAGGCGGCCGCGCTGGAACGGTGGCACGAATTCCTCGACGACGGGCTCGAGCGGTACGCCACCGACCGCGACCGGCCGGCCTTCGACGGCGCGAGCGGCCTGTCTCCCTATCTGAAATTCGGCTGCATCCATCCGCGGACCCTGCTGCACGACATGAGGAACCGGTCGGACGACGGGGCCGTCACCTTCCGCAGCGAACTGGCGTGGCGCGACTTCTACGCCGACGTCCTGTTCCAGCGACCCGAGACCGCCCGGACCAACTACAACAACGACTTCGACGCCATCACCTACGATTCCGGACCCGACGCCGACGCCCTGTTCGCCGCGTGGTGCGAGGGCCGGACGGGATTCCCGATCGTCGACGCCGGGATGCGGCAGCTCCTCGCCGAGGGCGTCATGCACAACCGGGTACGGATGATCGTCGCGTCGTTCCTGACGAAGGACCTGCACCTGCCGTGGTGGCGTGGGGCACGACATTTCATGAAGCACCTGGTGGACGGCGATCTGGCGTCCAACCAACACAATTGGCAGTGGACGGCGGGAAGCGGCACCGACGCCGCTCCCTACTTCCGGGTGTTCAATCCGACCCGGCAGGGCGAGAAGTTCGATCCGACGGGTGAATACGTGCGCAGGTGGGTACCCGAACTGCGGAGCATCGACGGCGCTCGTGTGCACAGCCTGCCCGACGGCCCTCCGGACGGATATCCGGAGCCGGTCGTCGATCACGCACACGAACGTCGCGTCGCTCTGGACAGATACGAGCGGATTCGCTCACCCCGATGA
- a CDS encoding putative protein N(5)-glutamine methyltransferase, whose protein sequence is MVSAPRTHADVVSALRAAGCVFAEEEAQLLVEAAPTPSDLDRLVARRVGGEPLEHVLGQVFFHGRRIAVREGVFVPRRRTEYLVDCAIDLARPGAVIVDMCCGCGAVGAALATAVEACEVYAVDIDPVATACARLNLPPHRVFDGDLFDALPDMLCGRVDVLVANAPYVPSGAIGSMPREARCSEPRHALDGGPDGLDVHRRLVADADRWLTDGGSLLVESAASQGPVVHALMTRAGFDAEARGSEEADATVVIGTRR, encoded by the coding sequence ATGGTCTCCGCACCCCGGACCCACGCCGATGTCGTCTCCGCACTGCGAGCAGCCGGATGCGTGTTCGCCGAGGAGGAGGCGCAACTGCTCGTCGAGGCCGCCCCCACACCTTCGGATCTGGACCGGCTCGTCGCGAGAAGGGTCGGCGGCGAACCCCTCGAACACGTTCTGGGACAGGTCTTCTTCCACGGCAGGCGCATCGCGGTGCGAGAGGGGGTCTTCGTCCCCCGCCGGCGCACCGAGTACCTGGTGGACTGCGCGATCGATCTCGCGCGACCCGGCGCCGTGATCGTCGACATGTGTTGCGGATGCGGTGCCGTCGGTGCCGCGCTCGCCACCGCCGTCGAGGCGTGCGAGGTCTACGCGGTCGATATCGATCCCGTCGCCACCGCGTGTGCCCGCCTGAACCTGCCGCCCCACCGGGTGTTCGACGGTGATCTGTTCGATGCCCTGCCGGACATGCTGTGCGGTCGCGTCGACGTGCTCGTCGCCAACGCGCCCTACGTGCCCTCGGGGGCCATCGGATCGATGCCGCGGGAGGCACGCTGCAGCGAACCGCGACACGCACTGGACGGCGGGCCCGACGGACTGGACGTCCACCGCCGGCTCGTCGCCGACGCGGACCGGTGGCTCACCGACGGCGGGTCGCTGCTCGTCGAGTCGGCCGCGTCGCAGGGACCCGTCGTGCATGCCCTCATGACGCGGGCCGGGTTCGACGCCGAGGCGCGCGGTTCCGAGGAGGCCGATGCGACGGTCGTCATCGGCACCCGCCGATGA
- a CDS encoding lipocalin family protein has translation MRWSRHGVRGLAAAFGAAAGALLFATPAAAAPLTPVPELDVNRYVGQWYQLAANPAPYNIDCARDTTAFYTLLDERNVRVENSCTTFTGDRRGITGNARVNDTAALHVSFPGVPFQDSLDGPSNYIVTHLADDYSWAFVGDPSRISGFVLSRSPVVGDDAWREIRNVVEASGYNSCLMLTSPTTEGLQEIKPLCTV, from the coding sequence ATGCGTTGGTCCCGACACGGCGTTCGGGGGCTTGCGGCGGCGTTCGGCGCCGCCGCAGGCGCGCTCCTGTTCGCCACGCCCGCCGCCGCAGCGCCGCTCACCCCGGTTCCCGAGCTCGACGTGAACCGGTATGTGGGGCAGTGGTATCAGCTCGCCGCCAATCCGGCTCCCTACAACATCGACTGCGCTCGCGACACGACGGCGTTCTACACGCTGCTCGACGAACGCAACGTGCGCGTGGAGAACTCGTGCACCACGTTCACCGGTGATCGTCGCGGGATCACCGGGAACGCCCGCGTGAACGACACTGCTGCACTGCACGTGTCGTTCCCGGGGGTGCCGTTCCAGGATTCGCTCGACGGACCGAGCAACTACATCGTCACGCACCTCGCGGACGATTACTCGTGGGCATTCGTCGGTGACCCGTCGCGTATCTCCGGATTCGTGCTGTCGCGTTCGCCCGTCGTCGGCGATGACGCGTGGCGCGAGATCCGGAACGTCGTCGAGGCGAGCGGGTACAACTCGTGCCTCATGCTCACCTCGCCCACCACCGAGGGACTGCAGGAGATCAAACCGCTCTGCACCGTGTAA
- a CDS encoding anti-sigma factor, whose product MADEANDSSRDLLDMAPVFALDAVTAEERREIAARLAEADPAVSERFDTEVREVHETLAAMSAGTATEPPPELRVRLLDLVHAELTTKTPAEKTHTEEPGEPEAPRVEDEHLPPPVSLDERRQARRRNFLLAAAAAVIVAIGGVVVAGQWQTTSEPGTSERVFAAEDVRTSSGELDGGGTATVVFSKEEDAGVLVMNNVAPPAEGSVYQMWLVGPEGMEPAGTMTPDDVAPSTTAVLEDISGATALAFSVEPTGGSTQPTAIFAQLPLD is encoded by the coding sequence ATGGCTGACGAGGCGAACGATTCCTCGCGCGATCTGCTCGACATGGCACCCGTCTTCGCATTGGACGCCGTCACAGCCGAGGAGCGCCGGGAGATCGCCGCGCGACTCGCGGAAGCAGACCCGGCGGTGTCCGAACGGTTCGACACCGAGGTCCGCGAGGTCCACGAGACTCTCGCAGCGATGTCGGCCGGTACCGCGACCGAACCGCCGCCCGAACTCCGGGTGCGACTGCTCGATCTGGTCCACGCCGAACTCACCACGAAGACGCCCGCCGAGAAGACGCACACGGAAGAACCCGGTGAACCCGAGGCACCTCGGGTGGAGGACGAGCACCTTCCCCCACCCGTCTCCCTCGACGAACGCCGGCAGGCCCGGCGGCGGAACTTCCTGCTCGCCGCGGCAGCGGCCGTGATCGTCGCGATCGGCGGCGTCGTCGTGGCCGGTCAGTGGCAGACCACGTCCGAGCCGGGCACGAGCGAACGCGTCTTCGCCGCCGAGGACGTACGGACCTCGTCGGGCGAGCTCGACGGTGGCGGCACCGCGACCGTGGTGTTCTCCAAGGAGGAGGACGCGGGCGTGCTGGTGATGAACAACGTCGCCCCGCCGGCCGAGGGCAGCGTCTACCAGATGTGGCTGGTCGGTCCCGAGGGCATGGAGCCCGCGGGCACGATGACGCCCGACGACGTCGCGCCGTCGACGACCGCGGTGCTCGAGGACATCTCGGGTGCCACCGCGCTCGCCTTCAGCGTCGAGCCGACGGGTGGGTCGACCCAGCCGACCGCGATCTTCGCTCAGTTGCCGCTCGACTGA
- a CDS encoding DUF1365 family protein: MHPDLPHAVAMIGDDVEFPGGREAVTPAIYRTFVRHAQGSAEPPSLEYRGFSWVMDVDEAAPSSWWLRTLMRFEPWDHFAASDSDTFRGRVEDQLVADGVRVPGGRITALLNIRRLGLGSDPLNLFWCHDPSGSLSCVVAEIHSRRNGRHCYTLRSDEIDIITRAGEMFAVSVALRRPGVPVFTATVSGERLPVDLATVLRARMWMG, encoded by the coding sequence ATGCATCCTGACCTTCCCCACGCAGTCGCGATGATCGGCGACGACGTCGAGTTCCCGGGTGGCCGGGAGGCGGTCACGCCGGCGATCTACCGCACCTTCGTCCGGCACGCGCAGGGCTCGGCCGAGCCCCCCTCGCTCGAGTACCGCGGCTTCAGCTGGGTCATGGACGTCGACGAGGCGGCGCCCTCGTCGTGGTGGCTGCGCACGCTGATGCGGTTCGAACCGTGGGACCACTTCGCCGCGAGCGATTCCGACACCTTCCGCGGGCGGGTCGAGGACCAGCTCGTGGCCGACGGGGTGCGGGTTCCGGGCGGGCGGATCACGGCGCTGCTGAACATCCGGCGCCTCGGTCTCGGATCGGATCCGCTGAACCTGTTCTGGTGCCACGATCCGAGCGGCTCACTGTCCTGCGTGGTCGCGGAGATCCATTCGCGCCGGAACGGACGGCACTGCTACACGCTGCGCTCGGACGAGATCGACATCATCACCCGGGCCGGCGAGATGTTCGCGGTTTCGGTCGCCCTGCGGCGGCCCGGTGTTCCGGTGTTCACCGCGACCGTCAGCGGCGAACGGCTACCGGTCGATCTCGCGACGGTCCTGCGTGCTCGGATGTGGATGGGGTGA
- a CDS encoding alpha/beta hydrolase, giving the protein MDNVEDLRPAHVLVLPGGRPVGTTPPRAWHLSQLRMRLFTDALRLRLNKYDIAVDLVDYRYCGWNDDHMSPVRDGLRAIESVTRRRGDVRLGLVGHAMGARAIAHLAAQQGVESLVALAPWWPADDADLIPAGRHLLVAHGTEDTRSDPRVAQSQTMAAGDRGVNTRWRPLPGAGHLLLTDPRWWADITADFLTCTLSGKPTTCPGDDHAS; this is encoded by the coding sequence ATGGACAACGTCGAGGATCTCCGACCGGCTCACGTGCTCGTGCTGCCCGGTGGGCGTCCGGTCGGCACCACACCGCCGCGTGCGTGGCATCTGTCGCAGCTGCGCATGCGCCTGTTCACCGATGCCCTGCGCCTGCGGCTGAACAAGTACGACATCGCGGTCGACCTCGTCGACTACCGGTACTGCGGGTGGAACGACGACCACATGAGCCCGGTCCGCGACGGTCTGCGAGCGATCGAGTCGGTGACCCGGCGCCGCGGGGACGTCCGGCTCGGGCTGGTCGGGCACGCGATGGGTGCGCGGGCGATCGCGCACCTCGCGGCCCAGCAGGGAGTCGAGTCGCTCGTCGCCCTGGCGCCGTGGTGGCCGGCCGACGACGCCGATCTGATCCCCGCGGGCCGGCACCTGCTGGTCGCGCACGGTACGGAGGACACCCGGTCCGATCCGCGGGTGGCGCAGAGCCAGACGATGGCGGCGGGAGACCGGGGCGTCAACACGCGCTGGCGGCCCCTGCCCGGAGCCGGACATCTCCTCCTCACCGACCCGCGCTGGTGGGCCGACATCACGGCCGATTTCCTCACGTGCACACTGTCGGGGAAACCGACCACGTGCCCCGGAGACGACCATGCATCCTGA
- a CDS encoding fasciclin domain-containing protein, whose protein sequence is MNITARKSMAAVGIGAMSLLGVAACSDDSGSDTNETTMEETVEETIVEETTTAATGTAAPASGPVGPGCADYVAANPTGPSSVEELANQPVAEAAGNVPILTTLTQALSGQLNPDVNLVETLNGGEFTVFAPVDDAFAALPPETVQTLQTDSALLTDILTYHVVSGELTTADIAGTQTTVQGGTVEVAGEGEMWTVNDANVICGGIETENATVYLIDGVLQPQ, encoded by the coding sequence ATGAACATCACTGCGCGCAAGAGCATGGCCGCCGTCGGAATCGGTGCGATGTCCCTCCTGGGTGTCGCTGCGTGTTCCGACGATTCGGGAAGCGACACGAACGAGACCACGATGGAAGAAACCGTCGAGGAGACCATCGTCGAGGAAACCACCACTGCCGCAACGGGAACCGCTGCTCCGGCCTCCGGCCCCGTCGGCCCGGGCTGCGCCGACTACGTCGCCGCGAACCCGACGGGCCCGTCGTCCGTCGAGGAACTCGCGAACCAGCCCGTCGCCGAGGCAGCCGGAAACGTGCCGATCCTGACCACTCTCACGCAGGCCCTGTCCGGCCAGCTCAACCCCGACGTCAACCTGGTCGAGACGCTCAACGGTGGCGAGTTCACCGTCTTCGCGCCGGTCGACGACGCGTTCGCCGCCCTGCCGCCGGAGACCGTCCAGACGCTGCAGACGGATTCGGCTCTGCTCACCGACATCCTCACCTACCACGTGGTTTCCGGTGAGCTGACCACCGCCGACATCGCCGGCACGCAGACCACCGTCCAGGGCGGCACCGTCGAGGTCGCCGGCGAGGGCGAGATGTGGACCGTCAACGACGCCAACGTCATCTGCGGTGGCATCGAGACCGAGAACGCCACGGTGTACCTGATCGACGGCGTCCTCCAGCCCCAGTAA